One window from the genome of Cryobacterium sp. GrIS_2_6 encodes:
- a CDS encoding tyrosine-type recombinase/integrase: MGSITAYQVASGKRYRVLYRRPDHIQTQKRGFRTKRDAELFLANIEVNKSRGAYVDPSKARVLVGEWLDLWMDSRSDWRATSRERARGIVVRHIRPQLGNYPLGALNHQAVQAWASGLSRTQGPASVRKIVNVLSGSLQMAVKDGRLASNPAHGLNLPKVHKASKRYLTHEQVRDLSAAVDAIGRGMYLGQSNGYGLLVKVLAYCGLRWGEASGLRVQDIDFVRGRLEVQHTVVEIDGLQIEGQPKDYEARSIPVPASILADLRVLVSGRQGGDPVFAAARGGWLRGRVFRRGWLDAAAEQVGIAGLAPHELRHTAASLAISAGANVKAVQRMLGHASAAVTLDVYSDLFDSDLDAVSSALDQLIIQKSIASLNTEVIGDPRQPPETEF; this comes from the coding sequence GTGGGAAGCATCACCGCCTATCAAGTGGCTTCAGGCAAACGGTATCGAGTACTCTATCGCCGGCCGGACCATATCCAGACGCAGAAGCGTGGCTTCCGCACCAAGCGTGATGCGGAACTCTTCCTCGCGAACATCGAGGTCAACAAGAGCCGCGGAGCCTACGTCGATCCCTCGAAAGCACGGGTGCTCGTGGGGGAGTGGCTCGACCTGTGGATGGACAGCCGCTCGGACTGGCGCGCCACGTCGAGGGAGCGGGCGCGCGGCATTGTCGTTCGGCACATCCGGCCGCAGCTGGGCAATTATCCACTCGGCGCGCTCAACCATCAGGCTGTGCAGGCTTGGGCGAGTGGGCTGTCCAGGACGCAGGGACCGGCGAGCGTGCGCAAGATCGTCAACGTGCTGTCCGGAAGCCTGCAGATGGCCGTCAAAGACGGCAGGCTCGCGTCCAATCCGGCGCACGGCCTCAACCTGCCGAAGGTGCACAAGGCATCCAAGCGCTACCTGACGCATGAGCAGGTGCGGGACCTATCTGCGGCGGTCGACGCGATCGGGCGAGGCATGTATCTCGGGCAGTCCAACGGCTATGGGCTGCTCGTGAAGGTGCTCGCCTACTGCGGGCTGCGCTGGGGCGAGGCCTCCGGGTTGCGGGTGCAGGACATCGACTTCGTGCGTGGCCGGCTCGAGGTGCAGCACACCGTGGTCGAGATCGACGGATTGCAGATCGAAGGCCAGCCCAAGGACTACGAGGCCCGCTCGATCCCGGTGCCCGCGTCGATCCTCGCGGACCTTCGCGTGCTCGTGAGCGGTCGGCAGGGCGGCGACCCAGTCTTCGCTGCAGCCAGGGGTGGCTGGCTGCGCGGGAGGGTGTTCCGCCGGGGCTGGCTCGACGCTGCCGCCGAGCAGGTCGGCATCGCCGGGCTGGCCCCTCACGAACTGCGGCACACGGCAGCGAGCCTGGCCATCAGCGCCGGGGCGAACGTGAAGGCGGTGCAGCGGATGCTCGGACACGCATCCGCCGCGGTGACCCTCGACGTGTACTCAGATCTCTTCGACAGCGATCTGGATGCCGTTTCGTCGGCGCTCGATCAACTCATCATCCAGAAGAGCATCGCGTCGCTGAATACCGAGGTGATCGGGGATCCACGGCAGCCACCCGAAACAGAATTCTGA
- a CDS encoding helix-turn-helix transcriptional regulator — protein sequence MSASVLLRASRQRRGISQADLAARALTSQPDVSSIESGRRVPTVDTLERLLQQTGHRLVAVPGVGPDAVQTADRIASALRGSGRDAALRAFLDYSDQLARVAGADRVILTFVEPASTGSAAWDAALAAVAEHWLSKGKLPKAHWINDPKRFLPSPQSPQLGEYDLEPDPTNVPLAFLRRNVLLERETLASV from the coding sequence ATGAGCGCATCAGTTCTGCTCCGCGCATCGCGCCAGCGCCGCGGCATCAGCCAGGCCGATCTCGCCGCCCGCGCCCTCACGAGCCAGCCCGACGTGTCATCGATCGAGAGCGGCCGCAGAGTCCCCACCGTCGACACCCTGGAACGTCTGCTGCAGCAAACCGGCCACCGTCTCGTCGCTGTCCCGGGCGTCGGGCCGGATGCTGTCCAGACCGCCGATCGAATCGCGAGCGCTCTCCGCGGGTCGGGGCGAGATGCCGCTTTGCGTGCCTTCCTCGACTACTCCGACCAGCTCGCGCGCGTGGCCGGAGCCGATCGGGTCATTCTGACTTTCGTCGAGCCAGCCTCGACCGGGTCCGCTGCGTGGGATGCCGCCCTGGCCGCCGTCGCTGAGCACTGGCTCAGCAAGGGAAAGTTGCCCAAGGCGCACTGGATTAACGATCCGAAACGGTTTCTTCCCAGCCCGCAGTCACCTCAGCTGGGCGAGTACGACCTCGAGCCCGACCCGACCAACGTGCCGCTGGCGTTCCTGCGTCGTAACGTGCTCCTTGAACGAGAAACGCTGGCCAGCGTCTGA
- a CDS encoding DUF6036 family nucleotidyltransferase translates to MAGPLDLHDLVSGLREVVTRARKTGIRDVSIRIVGGAALRIAYFERATTADIDAQIQPLDQLEPIIRQIASERDWPADWLNDKATIFIPRWGRSVEWEALFDDENVSIWIAPIEALLAMKLNAARPGRDTEDIVHLLVLNDIHTVAAAEQLFEDFYPGDALTERAVLLLERIFAKGLPKRPSTPPRPDFS, encoded by the coding sequence ATGGCCGGCCCACTCGATCTCCATGACCTCGTTTCGGGCCTTCGTGAGGTCGTGACGCGAGCGCGTAAGACCGGCATCCGTGACGTGTCTATCCGGATCGTCGGTGGAGCCGCGCTCCGGATCGCCTACTTCGAACGTGCGACTACCGCCGACATTGATGCCCAGATCCAACCGCTAGACCAGCTCGAGCCCATCATCAGGCAGATCGCGAGCGAACGGGATTGGCCGGCCGATTGGCTCAATGACAAAGCGACCATATTCATCCCACGCTGGGGGCGCTCAGTCGAATGGGAAGCGCTCTTCGACGACGAGAACGTGTCCATCTGGATTGCACCCATCGAAGCTCTGCTGGCGATGAAGCTCAACGCCGCGCGGCCCGGTCGCGACACCGAAGACATCGTTCACCTCCTCGTCCTAAACGACATCCACACGGTCGCCGCCGCAGAGCAGCTCTTCGAAGATTTCTATCCAGGAGACGCTCTGACCGAACGCGCCGTCCTGCTCCTCGAACGCATTTTCGCCAAGGGCCTTCCAAAACGACCATCAACTCCACCACGCCCCGATTTTTCCTGA
- the istB gene encoding IS21-like element helper ATPase IstB encodes MTLVTVQDIIETGRQSSLTGTVLAEWAEKGTPKQREYLHGMLLAERESRQESRRQRLLSAARLPALKSLTGFDYTNVKFPEDYGREALTSLEFINQAEDLVLYGDVGTGKTHLASALVAAACRQGIPARFFTTSSLVMQLRRAKDEGRLDRELASIARNRLVVIDELGYLPIDTDGARLLFQVIADGYEKRSLIITTNLEFSRWGTVFGDDNMAAAVIDRIVHHGRLLQFRGESYRVKHALMK; translated from the coding sequence ATGACCCTCGTCACAGTCCAGGACATCATCGAGACCGGCCGACAGTCTTCCTTGACTGGCACGGTGCTGGCCGAATGGGCAGAGAAGGGCACCCCGAAACAACGCGAGTACCTGCACGGGATGCTTCTGGCCGAGCGCGAATCCCGACAGGAATCACGCCGCCAACGGCTGCTGAGCGCCGCCCGACTGCCGGCGCTGAAGTCCTTGACGGGGTTTGACTACACCAACGTCAAATTCCCCGAGGACTACGGCCGGGAAGCGCTGACGTCGCTGGAGTTCATCAACCAGGCCGAGGACCTCGTCCTCTATGGCGACGTCGGAACCGGCAAAACCCACCTTGCCTCTGCGTTGGTCGCGGCCGCCTGCCGCCAAGGTATTCCGGCCCGCTTCTTCACGACGTCGTCGTTGGTCATGCAGCTGCGCCGCGCCAAGGATGAAGGGCGTCTCGATCGGGAACTTGCCTCGATCGCGAGAAACCGGCTCGTCGTCATTGACGAACTGGGGTATTTGCCGATCGATACCGACGGCGCCCGGCTCTTGTTCCAGGTCATCGCCGACGGTTATGAAAAACGAAGCCTGATCATCACGACAAACCTTGAGTTCTCCCGCTGGGGAACCGTGTTCGGCGACGACAACATGGCCGCCGCCGTCATCGACCGCATCGTCCACCACGGCCGGCTCCTGCAGTTCCGCGGCGAGTCCTACCGAGTCAAACACGCCCTCATGAAATGA